The following are encoded in a window of Manihot esculenta cultivar AM560-2 chromosome 8, M.esculenta_v8, whole genome shotgun sequence genomic DNA:
- the LOC110620917 gene encoding uncharacterized protein LOC110620917: protein MSKKQSLIGGQIFIHRPQPLQSTSSSSTSLNNRRPLLQRHSNSASSNSSSCSGRFAELAGGTTAECAAVCCCCPCALVNLLYLTIYKVPTGLWRRALRRKRRKQLIKKGLLPPRTKRCQCGCDETVIEIHPSASAHELMALKSDSEESSSSEGEEEAAMVKLEKEMWETFYSTGFWRSPSQREAPGMSHLHRDSPKAKVKK, encoded by the coding sequence ATGTCAAAGAAGCAATCTTTGATAGGTGGGCAGATATTTATCCATCGCCCACAGCCTTTACAATCcacatcttcttcttcaaccTCATTAAACAATCGTCGCCCACTTCTTCAACGACACAGCAACTCCGCCTCCTCAAACTCCTCCAGCTGTAGCGGCCGTTTCGCAGAACTAGCAGGAGGGACGACGGCTGAGTGTGCCGCAGTCTGCTGTTGTTGTCCATGTGCGTTAGTGAACCTTCTATACCTCACAATCTACAAAGTTCCCACTGGGCTCTGGCGACGGGCTTTGAGGAGGAAACGGAGGAAGCAACTGATCAAGAAAGGATTGCTGCCGCCTAGAACAAAGAGATGCCAATGTGGGTGCGATGAAACAGTGATAGAAATTCATCCGTCGGCAAGTGCCCATGAGTTGATGGCCTTGAAGTCCGATTCAGAGGAATCGTCTTCGTCGGAGGGGGAGGAGGAGGCGGCGATGGTGAAGCTAGAgaaggagatgtgggagacatTTTACAGTACTGGGTTTTGGAGAAGTCCTTCTCAAAGAGAGGCTCCTGGCATGAGTCACCTGCACAGAGATTCACCTAAGGCTAAGGTTAAAAAATAG